The Vitis vinifera cultivar Pinot Noir 40024 chromosome 1, ASM3070453v1 DNA segment TTATTTCAAAGTTACTAATGAATTGAGAGCTTGAAAGAACAAATTTCACGGAGATTACATCGTAAGGAAAATAATCCTCGAATCATTCATTTTGGTACTGTCCCCTTCCCATACTTCCAAGACTACTCCTTATTTATGTCGACAACTCCtcacatggttttttttttatataataagtgAAAATATACTCATGTtttcccttctctctctctcttttttatttatttattattttttattttaaataatccaATCATGCATTTTGGAAAAGGTTATTTTTTTCCACCTTGGTATGCCtcctgtaattttttttttggttggttaCACATTTTCTCGCCAAAacctttttaatttcaatttttttctttatttatcttttcatattttaattatctatAAAAACCTTaaacacaaaataattatataataaaagtatatttgacattaatttaaagaaatgtcTCTACCATatttaatactttaattttttttaaggtattaaaaaaattaaaaatactttatcaaacacactctaaatcaccaatgaaaatcaatttaaaaattttctataattatactaaacaaaatatttatttattttcatcatacataaattaaataaaaatacttttatcatATTATGCCTACTttcatttattcatattttttttatgccaatttgattttttatttattttatattttttaatactttataaaaatataatattaaaaataaaaacaatttaatacttaaaactatcaaatattatttaaccttaatttccatttaaaattaaataaaaaaatcaaacatgtattatttaatatatacaaattaagACTTGCTTTTAAGCggataaaattgattaaatggATCCACTGTTTTAGTAGTCAGACACCTCGCGTGACGCTCTGAAGGTGGTGACAAAAATGTCTGGTATTTCAATCTCAATCTCGCAGACCCCATAAATGGGGAAGAGATTTTTGTCACTTTCCATCATCAACAGTTTTGCCAACGCCCTGATCGATGCGCATTAATTTCAGTCCgggtttcaattttcaattcgCAATTATTACATGTACACAAAAATCAATCAAGAATCCCtctgtatattttttttccttaacaaACATTTTtgctaatatttaattaatctgatatgaattaattaatattaaatgaataaaataattggaTTTAAACAATCttatatgcatgttttgatgatGTCATACAACTTCAATGTAAAACTTGAACAAACTGGTTGCTTTTGAAGGCCCCCCAAGGAGAAGAGGCCCAAATTGGTGGACTCTGATTCCAAATTTCCGtcctaaaatattataaatagagAAGGCACTGATACCCACTTTCAAGCCCAAATTGGAACTAGGCCAGCTGTGCCTCGATGTTGAAATTAGAAGGGGGTACGTAGTAATCACCACATCAAGtttgtttttagtaaaactaaatgtttttatcatatatatattttttaatttatatacatTCCTGGTTCACATATTCTGATTTTTTGTGACATTAATTTGATTCATCCTAAAAAAACTTTAGAGTCGTTAAATTCGTGTTTTAAAGTTAATTATGAGGAATAAAATAGAAGAAGCTGTAATTCTTGATATATTGATGGAAAGAGCTATAAAACTAAGGATGTAATTTAGCTAAGTTGGAATCCAACCCAACCGGGCTTTTGAACAAGTTTagacaatcatttttaatattctaaTTGAGTTTAAGTCAAGTTTTTTTAACATGAATTTAAGTAAAAGTTCAAATGATTTGaatctaatttaatatttttataatatttataacttGTATTagcttatataataatatttattttattttatagttataaatttttaagaaaaaatcatattataattatatgataaagatatataaatttatatatatatataaatttatatatatatatatatatatatatttaattatcttcaaatattgtctcatttattatttaaatattattttattaatcggAGTCTAATGGCAATTACCGACTGAGGTGTGAACCAGGAGGATGTGTTTCAGCTTTGATAAATTGCCTTGATGTTTGGGACTCCCTGCCCAGGAAACGTACCATTCCTTCACTCTCATGCATGGTCTTCGTACTGCTGTCTTGCAACGTCTATGTTTCTTCTTCCTAGCAAGAAACAGATTTCTCAGGAAAAATTCCAACACAATTTTCTGGTACATACCCACCAAGACCAGGAACAAAGCCTCATATATTGAATATTTATACATCAAACTGAAAATTTCTCAGGTTTCATTCCAATCATACATCTCCATAGTGACCGAGTTTTACTCTCTTCTCTCATGGAATCGGATGTATAACTATCTTTCCAGTGGCTCGGCTTGTTTCAACGTAGGAGAAAGCTTCAACAACCTGAGAAAATGGAAATGGTCCCTTGGGATCAACCACTGGCTTCACCTTCCCGCTCTCCAAATATGGGTTCAGTTTCTTCAACACCTCTCCGTTTGAAGTTACTACAAATCTGAAACCAGGAGGCGTCACGGCACCTGTTAATGCCACCACGCTGCCTCCTTCTTTCACTACCTTCACTGCCTTATCACACTGCCCTGTTAATGTAGAAAGGAAAAAGTTGTGTTCATCCACCATCAATTTACCCTATCAAACCAGGCCCAAACAAATATGGAGCTGGggaattcaatttcaataagCTACAAAGGACAATAGTGCAATAAGTGACTCCTCAAAATGAGCAATAAACACAAGAACTTACCAACTGCATCATAAACTACATCGAATTTCTCTGCCAAATCTTCAAAGTTCTCCTTAGTGTAGTCAATCGTCAAATCAGCTCCCAAGCTCTTCAAGAGCTCCAGTTTCGCTGTGCTTGATGTAGCGGCAACTCTTGAGGCACCGAACACTTGTTTCGCAAGCTGCCTCAACCCATaaaaagaggaggaaaaaagGAATTATTGTTTCTGTATTGTATTCATCTGCTTATCCTAATTATTTAGTGGTAGCAGCAGCACAAATTCTGTTCTGTCCACTCAACTGAGAGCCCCTAtcttgattttgaagaactaaCAAATGAGGACCTCCATCTACTTGCAACAGGAGGTTCATATTATCATGCATTGTCATGAGACAAAAGACAATCTTGTTTTGAACTTGGAAATTTGTTTGGtactaaagatttttttttctactgtAGGCCATGAATAGATGACATTGAAACTGGAAAATTAAATGATTAGGAAGTGAAATTCAAATACCTGGATGACAAGGCTTCCAACTCCACCAGCCCCACCCAAAACAAGAATAGATTTACCAGCAGAAAATCCAGTCCTTTCGAGACCCTCATAGGCTGTCTCAATTGCAAGAGGAAGTCCAGCAGCTTGAACAAAATCCAGATTCTTTGGTTTCAGAGCCAACAGTTTCTCTTCAACAGCAGTGTATTCTGCAAACGAGCCAAACTGCTTAGGCCCATCCAATGCTTTCTCGTTTATGTCTCCATATACTTCATCCCCTTCCTTCAGTTCCTTTACTTGGCTTCCAACCTTTACCACCACCCCAGCCACATCATATCCAGGAACAGTCTGAACCAAACAGCCAATTGCAGGTAATTAGATATCTTCAACCATTATGTTAAATTCTGCAATGTGCAACGACATTACTCCAAACAACTGAATTTCAAATTACCCACTCAAAAATTCCATTACAAAAGATAATATGGATTTACAAAGTTCGGAAATTGTCAGAGAATCCAGCAAAGTTTTGAGCCCTTAGCATTGACTttatttgttgttgttttttaaaacagtgtCAACATTCCATTATTTCTAGGCATTTTAAACTCTGGTTTCTCATCCTTCCTTAGATTTTCTCAGAAAATAAGAACATCCCAAAGAGAATTGCagatagaaattgaaaatttaccGGAAGAGGAGAATCAGTGGCCTTGAATTTCCCCTGCCTCCTCTTGGCATCAACAGGGTTAAGCGCTGCAGCAACAACCTTGATCAGAACCTGGTCCTCCTTCACTGGAGGCACCGAAACAGCTGtatcaaatttcaaaacatCAACTCCTCCATAGTCTCCATAAACCCAAGCCTTCATTTGAGATGGTATTGTCACAGCAGCAGATGAGGCAGGGGCAGCTTGGGAGCTAGCGAAGACTCTCAAGACGGAGGCCTGTTTGGGAGAGAATTTTCTCCTACTTTCccggaaagagagagaaaaagggagTGGATATGAGTGGGTTGAGGAGAGGTGACGAGGTGTGGGTAGGTATGTGGTTGTGGAGTTGAGAACAGCTTCCATTTCTTCTCAACTCTTCCTGACAGCTTATCTGCCGTTGGCCTGTCTACTTTTATAACCACTGGTGGGTGAGTGGTACATTTTACAATTATTCAGCCCATTGTCATCGGCCCAGCCTCAGGCTCTGGGTTTTGGGCTAGGTGACATGAGCCCATTATCTATTATTGTACCAATCTAGCATAAATACAATACCTAAGACTTAGCTTAAAGATTTTGAACAGGGTTCTATGCTCGGTCTGTGATCCCTAGATGCCCAAGGCGCCCTTGGGGTGATCTCATAATTCCTATGAAGTGGAGACAACGGGTCGATCCATAGATTTTCCTTCCTTTTGCCGCATTTCACTCAAAGAG contains these protein-coding regions:
- the LOC100852555 gene encoding 2-methylene-furan-3-one reductase, with amino-acid sequence MEAVLNSTTTYLPTPRHLSSTHSYPLPFSLSFRESRRKFSPKQASVLRVFASSQAAPASSAAVTIPSQMKAWVYGDYGGVDVLKFDTAVSVPPVKEDQVLIKVVAAALNPVDAKRRQGKFKATDSPLPTVPGYDVAGVVVKVGSQVKELKEGDEVYGDINEKALDGPKQFGSFAEYTAVEEKLLALKPKNLDFVQAAGLPLAIETAYEGLERTGFSAGKSILVLGGAGGVGSLVIQLAKQVFGASRVAATSSTAKLELLKSLGADLTIDYTKENFEDLAEKFDVVYDAVGQCDKAVKVVKEGGSVVALTGAVTPPGFRFVVTSNGEVLKKLNPYLESGKVKPVVDPKGPFPFSQVVEAFSYVETSRATGKIVIHPIP